The Agelaius phoeniceus isolate bAgePho1 chromosome 4, bAgePho1.hap1, whole genome shotgun sequence genome includes a region encoding these proteins:
- the NWD2 gene encoding NACHT and WD repeat domain-containing protein 2 isoform X3, which produces MILDAAVEAKLETRILEEWYCRDENAVPPAYYLRPKSEMLKNYQNTMESSSNSMNENKWQDISEEIKKIFKTAVKLLYEKGKMKHSQAKRYLSSAIEDELDFALGKQTPAFLKKCVCYIRKIANIERFVKIPEMGKYMDVVHKAGKFLRDPEAHEKLIKLRDEFIPTIVASSNLRVYTSVTHCDMKLGYSQEVESHYIEGLGKQFYEDMIDIIQATVQQNFDTETDVLYDEVLQHSSLCKTYSTFYEYRCEALNIVHKYVLPRKIGHINPLIIYGGPCTGKTLLLAEAAKKAYSWLQEEMGPDSDPVVVIRFLGSTETSTDLKNILQSICEQLAVNYRCLVQSYPKKIHDLRDLFINLLNESSFHRPLVIIFDALEQLTDSDDGRKLWWLPIHLPRSVRIILSTLPNKHGILQKLRCLIHEESNYIELTARDRKMCSQVLKHQLLRVKRKVTSGQQIYVNEAFSKCTLPMFVNLTFREVRHWRSHKDVDESSLCVTVHESIEQLFWSLENKCGSRLLSRALGYITMSKSGLSEMELEDILALDNSVMYELNERVRESNPLRIPYIYIARLKEGLQGYLIERQVKNVTLLLWANRHLQLIAQKLYLHNEEDLREMHTVMAEYFLGVWSGGRRKPFYSNDQYLSGCPDHASRGLNEDEKHCVDQAAFDRQAPDQPWVFQCNPLEPDIFFINHRKMTELIHHLTRCGRTDDLLYGVIMNFSWLYTMIRIGQFDKALSDIELAYTYSQEKELKFLASTLRSIKFKVVKYPGSLSAELQQRLLPVVSSLPKLRHLLLECDKDGPKYCSIVPLHSSMDVTYSPERLPLSSSCMHVTEILPTFNPSTIIAALENGSISTWDVETRQLLRQITTAPSVILGMKLSSDEKYLVVATTNNTLLVYDNINSCLLSEVEIKGSKHCGIAGDSSFINGFTLSVNHALAWLEASKDVTVIDLLYGWPLYHFHCWYEVTCVQCSPDGVYAFCGQYLNTTTIFHLGSGEKLTTVTSEFSSGFVKFLLILDTAQEMVMVDSEGSLSVWNTEEIAKPQLTDDFDCRREDSEVVSIELSEDQSAILICKALSIELLDTRVWKVAEKFRAKHNERFISAVLSKNGNCIIASMENTSAIFVWRRDTGQCMASLQEISGTIVRLIKSNHHNMLLSLSTSGVLSIWDIDIITAMSNIDKSGKPIQRLVLPARGELIYTLDGSDSVHKWNFSTGFIEAVFKHEGIVENCVLTSSGEIMVTSDDKCSQYVWHTVSGENIFRINGQKISELMITHNDQFVVSLCEQNASRVWRLATGHRVCNILVALQNAFITTANTFVVGMAKNKVLAVSLWTGSITKKFCCDDGASIVDIKLIPDCPDIIVFITSTESVNIWSLTEEVICRRVQLPTNFLKKLEDFEISPNGKLGIITRGDENINVLDLHSGKLRVVHAPGVIWRQRLSRDGRYLVYICCRGEEDDDNGAVSSLIVMRLADGKNIGACSLYKTPTFLALSQRHLNIIIGFDDGSIGTYTVVDRVDAALKIKIATSNSRQIFNNATQVIRPKCHNYSFKVTADCIWRESTEVFARDSPITVTEAEVGEATPTKRHSYCYEKVCSAIDCRHSFASDN; this is translated from the exons ATGATCCTGGATGCTGCTGTAGAGGCCAAGCTAGAGACAAGGATTTTAGAAGAGTGGTACTGCAGGGATGAGAACGCAGTTCCACCAGCATATTACCTCAGACCAAAATCAGAAATGCTGAAGAACTACCAGAATACG atggaATCTTCTTCAAATTCTATGAATGAGAACAAATGGCAAGATATATCAGAAGAGATTAAGAAGATTTTTAAGACTGCTGTGAAATTGCTgtatgagaaaggaaaaatgaaacacAGCCAGGCAAAGAGATATCTTTCCTCTG CTATTGAAGATGAACTTGATTTTGCCTTGGGTAAACAAACACCAGCTTTCCTAAAGAAGTGTGTTTGCTACATCCGGAAAATTGCCAACATTGAGCGTTTTGTTAAAATTCCAGAGATGGGAAAATACATGGATGTGGTCCATAAAGCTGGGAAGTTCCTACGAGATCCTGAAGCCCATGAGAAACTGATCAAGCTCAGGGATGAATTCATTCCTACCATTGTCGCATCGTCCAATCTGAGAGTGTACACCTCTGTCACCCACTGTGACATGAAACTGGGTTACTCCCAAGAGGTGGAGAGCCATTACATTGAAGGACTTGGCAAACAGTTCTATGAAGACATGATTGACATAATCCAAGCTACAGTGCAGCAGAATTTTGACACAGAGACAGACGTGCTGTACGATGAAGTTCTTCAACACTCATCGCTGTGTAAAACGTACTCCACTTTTTATGAATATAGATGTGAGGCATTAAACATCGTTCACAAATATGTTTTACCTAGAAAAATAGGACACATTAACCCTCTTATCATATATGGAGGACCATGCACAGGAAAGACTCTTCTGTTAGCTGAAGCAGCGAAGAAG GCCTATTCCTGGTTGCAAGAAGAGATGGGACCAGATTCTGACCCTGTGGTAGTTATAAGATTTTTAGGATCTACTGAAACAAGTACAGATCTGAAGAATATACTTCAAAGCATTTGTGAACAACTAGCAGTCAACTATCGCTGCCTCGTACAAAGTTACCCAAAAAAGATTCATGACCTTCGGGACTTGTTCATAAATCTCTTGAATGAGTCTTCATTTCACAGGCCACTGGTGATTATATTTGATGCTTTAGAACAGCTAACAGATAGTGATGATGGTAGAAAGCTCTGGTGGCTTCCCATTCACCTTCCACGTTCAGTACGGATAATTTTGTCAACACTGCCAAACAAGCATGGGATCCTGCAAAAACTGAGGTGCCTTATTCATGAAGAAAGCAACTACATTGAGTTGACTGCAAGGGACAGAAAGATGTGCAGTCAAGTACTGAAACATCAGCTGCTGCGAGTTAAAAGGAAAGTAACATCAGGGCAACAAATCTATGTCAATGAGGCATTCTCCAAGTGCACACTGCCTATGTTTGTGAACTTAACCTTCAGAGAGGTCAGGCACTGGAGATCTCACAAGGATGTGGATGAGTCCTCCCTCTGTGTTACTGTCCATGAAAGCATAGAGCAGTTGTTTTGGTCACTGGAAAACAAGTGTGGGTCAAGACTATTGTCAAGAGCACTTGGCTACATCACTATGTCCAAATCTGGCCTGAGTGAAATGGAACTGGAGGATATTTTAGCCCTTGACAACAGTGTTATGTATGAACTGAATGAGAGAGTCAGAGAGAGTAACCCATTGAGAATTCCATATATATACATTGCAAGACTTAAGGAGGGCTTACAGGGGTATTTAATAGAGCGACAGGTGAAAAATGTAACACTGCTTCTTTGGGCAAATAGGCACTTGCAACTAATTGCCCAGAAATTGTACCTGCACAATGAAGAAGACTTGCGTGAAATGCACACAGTCATGGCAGAGTATTTCCTTGGTGTTTGGTCAGGTGGACGAAGAAAACCTTTTTACAGCAATGACCAATATCTGAGTGGTTGTCCTGACCACGCCAGTAGAGGCCTGAACGAGGATGAAAAGCACTGCGTGGATCAGGCGGCTTTTGACCGGCAAGCCCCAGATCAGCCTTGGGTCTTTCAGTGTAACCCATTGGAACCTGATATCTTTTTTATTAATCACAGAAAAATGACAGAGCTTATTCATCACTTAACAAGATGTGGAAGAACTGATGACCTTCTGTACGGAGTGATCATGAACTTCAGCTGGCTGTACACCATGATTAGAATAGGGCAGTTTGATAAAGCACTTTCTGACATAGAGCTAGCTTACACTTACTCTCAAGAAAAGGAGCTGAAATTTCTGGCCAGTACCCTCCGCAGTATAAAGTTCAAAGTAGTAAAATACCCAGGTTCACTCTCGGCTGAATTGCAGCAGAGACTTCTCCCAGTAGTAAGTTCATTGCCCAAACTCAGACATCTCCTCCTAGAATGTGACAAGGATGGACCCAAGTACTGCTCTATCGTCCCTTTGCATTCCTCCATGGATGTGACTTACAGCCCCGAGCGCCTGCCGCTGTCATCCAGCTGCATGCATGTCACTGAGATTCTGCCTACATTTAATCCCAGCACAATTATTGCTGCATTAGAAAATGGCTCCATTAGCACTTGGGATGTAGAAACCCGCCAGTTACTTAGGCAAATTACAACAGCTCCATCTGTTATCTTAGGGATGAAGCTTTCTAGTGATGAAAAGTATCTTGTAGTAGCTACAACAAACAACACTCTGTTGGTATATGATAACATAAATTCCTGTCTTCTTTCTGAGGTGGAAATTAAGGGGTCAAAACACTGTGGAATTGCAGGGGACTCCAGTTTTATAAATGGATTTACATTATCGGTCAACCATGCGCTTGCTTGGCTGGAGGCCAGTAAAGATGTTACTGTAATAGATCTGCTTTACGGTTGGCCTCTCTATCACTTCCACTGCTGGTACGAAGTGACCTGTGTGCAGTGCTCTCCAGATGGAGTTTATGCATTCTGCGGGCAGTATTTGAACACCACAACCATTTTCCACTTGGGCAGTGGAGAGAAGCTGACCACTGTGACCTCTGAATTTTCAAGTGGATTTGTGAAATTCCTTCTCATTTTAGACACAGCCCAAGAAATGGTGATGGTGGACAGTGAGGGTAGCCTCTCTGTTTGGAATACAGAGGAAATTGCAAAACCCCAGCTTACAGATGACTTTGACTGCAGAAGAGAAGACAGTGAAGTTGTCAGCATAGAGCTTTCTGAAGACCAAAGTGCAATTTTAATTTGTAAGGCTCTCAGCATTGAACTTCTTGACACTCGTGTGTGGAAGGTGGCTGAAAAGTTTAGAGCTAAACACAACGAGCGCTTTATATCTGCCGTGTTGTCCAAAAATGGCAACTGTATAATTGCTTCAATGGAAAATACCTCAGCCATTTTTGTTTGGAGAAGAGATACTGGACAATGTATGGCAAGCTTACAGGAAATCTCAGGAACTATAGTCAGGCTAATTAAATCAAATCATCATAACATGCTGCTATCCTTATCCACCAGTGGTGTCCTTTCTATCTGGGATATAGACATCATAACTGCTATGTCCAATATTGACAAATCTGGCAAACCCATCCAAAGACTGGTGTTGCCAGCCAGAGGTGAATTAATATATACGTTGGATGGATCAGATTCTGTCCATAAGTGGAACTTCAGCACTGGATTTATTGAAGCTGTGTTCAAGCATGAAGGTATTGTTGAAAACTGTGTGCTGACCTCTTCTGGAGAGATAATGGTTACATCAGATGACAAATGCAGCCAGTATGTATGGCACACGGTCAGTGGTGAAAATATCTTTCGCATTAATGGACAAAAAATCTCAGAGCTAATGATTACTCATAATGATCAGTTTGTAGTCTCTCTCTGCGAGCAAAATGCATCCAGAGTTTGGCGACTGGCTACAGGACATAGGGTTTGCAATATTTTAGTTGCCTTACAGAATGCATTTATAACAACTGCAAATACATTTGTGGTTGGAATGGCAAAGAACAAAGTTTTGGCAGTTAGTCTCTGGACAGGCAGTATAACAAAGAAGTTTTGCTGTGATGATGGTGCAAGCATTGTGGATATTAAGTTGATACCAGACTGCCCAGATATTATAGTATTTATAACATCTACTGAAAGTGTGAACATCTGGAGCCTAACAGAGGAAGTCATCTGCAGACGTGTACAATTGCCTACCAATTTCTTGAAAAAATTGGAAGACTTTGAAATATCTCCAAATGGGAAGCTAGGAATTATAACCCGTGGTGATGAGAACATCAATGTGCTTGATCTACACAGCGGAAAACTCCGCGTGGTTCACGCTCCAGGTGTCATCTGGCGGCAGAGGCTGTCTCGTGACGGCCGCTACCTGGTGTACATTTGTTGTCGTGGGGAAGAAGATGATGACAATGGTGCAGTCTCTAGTTTAATTGTAATGAGGCTAGCAGATGGCAAAAACATCGGTGCCTGCTCTCTTTATAAAACTCCCACTTTTCTTGCACTCTCACAGAGACATTTAAACATTATTATTGGATTTGATGATGGAAGTATAGGTACTTACACTGTAGTGGATCGAGTTGATGCTGCACTGAAAATCAAAATTGCTACTTCAAACAGCCGTCAGATTTTCAACAACGCAACACAAGTGATTAGGCCAAAGTGTCACAATTATAGTTTCAAAGTGACTGCAGACTGCATTTGGAGGGAATCAACAGAAGTATTTGCAAGGGATAGCCCCATTACAGTTACAGAGGCTGAGGTGGGTGAAGCAACACCAACCAAAAGACACAGCTACTGCTATGAGAAAGTGTGCTCAGCCATAGATTGCAGACACAGTTTTGCATCTGACAACTGA